One genomic window of Motacilla alba alba isolate MOTALB_02 chromosome 3, Motacilla_alba_V1.0_pri, whole genome shotgun sequence includes the following:
- the SERAC1 gene encoding protein SERAC1 isoform X1 yields MSVAAYCVFCYRKIGTSGPSTKKHLPWNDIRKIAKVTGSLILGGFVFITYEVLSLNKLLQIDTQALHQEKLKSYVYVRTASLGPSEYQGITYKARKEIHKAVRRILETEAKIFRRPFNEQFSTFDGEDHECALWLLLKRSQSEDKAIRLQAVQDLASNSHWHDYQYVTVAQTCDQRTAIGLARSKDVDLRFFLPPPPLPKIKTDYAIEDELRLLLVSLPQTGLDPCVQYFTSLALRESSQTLAAQMGGLWCFGGNGLPYCETLSKIPSETVELFCLQALVQHSKIASHCDKIEAKGGLQLLQRIYQLRKDSAKIQRNIIRIIGNMALDERLHSSIVRAGWVSVLAEVMKSPHIIQSSHASRALANLDRDMVKEKYPDGVYILHPQYRSSQPVRADILFVHGLLGAAFKTWRQQDIDRRLERKASEGEEDYTQCWPKTWLASDCPSLRIISVEYDTHLSDWKAKCPVEAQRESIAFRSSELLDKLKAAGIGDRPLVWVSHSMGGLLVKKMLVDASKNPEMDKIVNNTRGIIFYSVPHHGSQLAEYSINARYLLFPSVEVKELSKDSPALKELNDDFLSFAKDKKFSVLSFAETLPTHIGSMLKLHVVPVESADIGFGDLIPVDVNHLNICKPKKKDAFLYQRTLKFIQDVLAQEL; encoded by the exons ATGTCAGTGGCTGCTTACTGTGTATTTTGCTACAGAAAAATAGGAACCTCTGGTCCATCCACAAAAAAACACCTACCCTGGAATGATATCA gaaaaattgCAAAGGTAACTGGATCACTTATACTAGG aggCTTTGTATTCATTACATATGAAGTCCTGTCCTTAAATAAGTTACTGCAAATCGATACTCAAGCTCTACATCAAGAAAAACTTAAATCCTACGTATATGTACGTACAGCTTCTCTAGGTCCAAGTGAATATCAAG GGATTACATACAAAGCCAGAAAAGAAATCCATAAAGCTGTGAGGAGAATTCTAGAAACAGAAGCTAAAATCTTCCGGAGACCTTTTAATG AACAATTCAGTACCTTTGATGGAGAAGATCATGAGTGTGCCTTATGGCTACTCTTAAAGAGAAGTCAGTCAGAAGACAAGGCAATCCGACTGCAGGCTGTACAAGACCTGGCAAGCAACAGTCACTGGCATG ATTATCAGTATGTCACAGTTGCTCAAACCTGTGATCAAAGGACTGCTATAGGTTTGGCTCGATCTAAAGATGTTGACCTTCGCTTTTTCCTGCCTCCACCACCATTGCCAAAAATAAAGACT GACTATGCCATAGAAGATGAACTTCGCTTGTTGTTGGTGTCTTTACCTCAGACTGGTCTTGATCCATGTGTCCAGTACTTCACATCTCTTGCATTACGTGAAAGTAGCCAGACTCTTGCTGCACAAATG ggaGGCTTATGGTGTTTTGGAGGAAATGGGCTTCCATATTGTGAGACATTGAGTAAAATCCCTTCAGAGACAGTGGAACTCTTTTGCTTGCAGGCTTTAGTACAGCATTCTAAG ATTGCTTCTCACTGTGATAAAATTGAAGCTAAAGGAGGCCTCCAGCTGCTACAGAGGATATACCAGCTCCGTAAAGATTCAGCCAAGATACAGAGGAACATAATCCGCATTATTGGGAATATGGCTTTGGATGAACGTCTTCACTCATCCATAGTACGTGCAG GTTGGGTTTCTGTTCTTGCTGAAGTAATGAAATCCCCACACATCATTCAGTCTTCTCATGCATCCAGAGCTTTGGCTAACCTAGACAGGGACatggtgaaagaaaaatatccagATGGTGTTTATATCTTACATCCACAATATCGTAGCAG CCAGCCTGTCAGAGCAGACATCCTTTTCGTTCATGGTCTTTTGGGAGCAGCATTTAAAACCTGGCGGCAGCAGGACATTGACCGGCGTTTGGAGAGAAAGGCCTCAGAAGGGGAAGAGGACTACACTCAGTGCTGGCCAAAG acaTGGCTTGCTTCAGACTGTCCTTCCCTTAGAATCATATCTGTGGAGTATGACACCCATTTGAGTGACTGGAAAGCAAAATGTCCTGTTGAGGCTCAAAG GGAGTCTATTGCTTTCAGGAGCAGTGAGCTGCTTGACAAGCTCAAAGCTGCTGGGATTGGAGACAGACCTCTGGTGTGGGTATCCCATAGCATGGGTG GTCTTCTAGTCAAAAAGATGCTGGTGGATGCTTCCAAGAATCCAGAAATGGATAAAATTGTAAACAACACCAGAGGAATCATATTTTATAGTGTACCTCACCATGGGTCCCAGCTGGCTGAATATTCTATAAATGCCAGATATCTCCTCTTCCCGTCTGTGGAGGTTAAAGAGCTCAGCAAGG ATTCTCCTGCCCTTAAAGAACTGAACGATGACTTCTTGTCTTTTGCCAAAGACAAGAAATTTTCAGTGCTGAGTTTTGCAGAAACCCTACCAACACACATAGGCAGCATGTTAAAACTGCATGTTGTACCTGTGGAGTCAGCAG aCATAGGATTTGGAGACCTTATTCCAGTGGATGTTAATCATCTAAATATTTGCAAGCCAAAGAAGAAGGATGCTTTCCTGTATCAACGTACACTGAAGTTCATTCAGGATGTTTTAGCCCAAGAACTGTGA
- the SERAC1 gene encoding protein SERAC1 isoform X2: protein MEAGSSGCGANLPIHAEEKKLFMIGKIAKVTGSLILGGFVFITYEVLSLNKLLQIDTQALHQEKLKSYVYVRTASLGPSEYQGITYKARKEIHKAVRRILETEAKIFRRPFNEQFSTFDGEDHECALWLLLKRSQSEDKAIRLQAVQDLASNSHWHDYQYVTVAQTCDQRTAIGLARSKDVDLRFFLPPPPLPKIKTDYAIEDELRLLLVSLPQTGLDPCVQYFTSLALRESSQTLAAQMGGLWCFGGNGLPYCETLSKIPSETVELFCLQALVQHSKIASHCDKIEAKGGLQLLQRIYQLRKDSAKIQRNIIRIIGNMALDERLHSSIVRAGWVSVLAEVMKSPHIIQSSHASRALANLDRDMVKEKYPDGVYILHPQYRSSQPVRADILFVHGLLGAAFKTWRQQDIDRRLERKASEGEEDYTQCWPKTWLASDCPSLRIISVEYDTHLSDWKAKCPVEAQRESIAFRSSELLDKLKAAGIGDRPLVWVSHSMGGLLVKKMLVDASKNPEMDKIVNNTRGIIFYSVPHHGSQLAEYSINARYLLFPSVEVKELSKDSPALKELNDDFLSFAKDKKFSVLSFAETLPTHIGSMLKLHVVPVESADIGFGDLIPVDVNHLNICKPKKKDAFLYQRTLKFIQDVLAQEL from the exons ATGGAAGCTGGTAGCAGTGGTTGTGGGGCAAATCTCCCAATTCatgctgaggaaaagaaattattcatgaTAG gaaaaattgCAAAGGTAACTGGATCACTTATACTAGG aggCTTTGTATTCATTACATATGAAGTCCTGTCCTTAAATAAGTTACTGCAAATCGATACTCAAGCTCTACATCAAGAAAAACTTAAATCCTACGTATATGTACGTACAGCTTCTCTAGGTCCAAGTGAATATCAAG GGATTACATACAAAGCCAGAAAAGAAATCCATAAAGCTGTGAGGAGAATTCTAGAAACAGAAGCTAAAATCTTCCGGAGACCTTTTAATG AACAATTCAGTACCTTTGATGGAGAAGATCATGAGTGTGCCTTATGGCTACTCTTAAAGAGAAGTCAGTCAGAAGACAAGGCAATCCGACTGCAGGCTGTACAAGACCTGGCAAGCAACAGTCACTGGCATG ATTATCAGTATGTCACAGTTGCTCAAACCTGTGATCAAAGGACTGCTATAGGTTTGGCTCGATCTAAAGATGTTGACCTTCGCTTTTTCCTGCCTCCACCACCATTGCCAAAAATAAAGACT GACTATGCCATAGAAGATGAACTTCGCTTGTTGTTGGTGTCTTTACCTCAGACTGGTCTTGATCCATGTGTCCAGTACTTCACATCTCTTGCATTACGTGAAAGTAGCCAGACTCTTGCTGCACAAATG ggaGGCTTATGGTGTTTTGGAGGAAATGGGCTTCCATATTGTGAGACATTGAGTAAAATCCCTTCAGAGACAGTGGAACTCTTTTGCTTGCAGGCTTTAGTACAGCATTCTAAG ATTGCTTCTCACTGTGATAAAATTGAAGCTAAAGGAGGCCTCCAGCTGCTACAGAGGATATACCAGCTCCGTAAAGATTCAGCCAAGATACAGAGGAACATAATCCGCATTATTGGGAATATGGCTTTGGATGAACGTCTTCACTCATCCATAGTACGTGCAG GTTGGGTTTCTGTTCTTGCTGAAGTAATGAAATCCCCACACATCATTCAGTCTTCTCATGCATCCAGAGCTTTGGCTAACCTAGACAGGGACatggtgaaagaaaaatatccagATGGTGTTTATATCTTACATCCACAATATCGTAGCAG CCAGCCTGTCAGAGCAGACATCCTTTTCGTTCATGGTCTTTTGGGAGCAGCATTTAAAACCTGGCGGCAGCAGGACATTGACCGGCGTTTGGAGAGAAAGGCCTCAGAAGGGGAAGAGGACTACACTCAGTGCTGGCCAAAG acaTGGCTTGCTTCAGACTGTCCTTCCCTTAGAATCATATCTGTGGAGTATGACACCCATTTGAGTGACTGGAAAGCAAAATGTCCTGTTGAGGCTCAAAG GGAGTCTATTGCTTTCAGGAGCAGTGAGCTGCTTGACAAGCTCAAAGCTGCTGGGATTGGAGACAGACCTCTGGTGTGGGTATCCCATAGCATGGGTG GTCTTCTAGTCAAAAAGATGCTGGTGGATGCTTCCAAGAATCCAGAAATGGATAAAATTGTAAACAACACCAGAGGAATCATATTTTATAGTGTACCTCACCATGGGTCCCAGCTGGCTGAATATTCTATAAATGCCAGATATCTCCTCTTCCCGTCTGTGGAGGTTAAAGAGCTCAGCAAGG ATTCTCCTGCCCTTAAAGAACTGAACGATGACTTCTTGTCTTTTGCCAAAGACAAGAAATTTTCAGTGCTGAGTTTTGCAGAAACCCTACCAACACACATAGGCAGCATGTTAAAACTGCATGTTGTACCTGTGGAGTCAGCAG aCATAGGATTTGGAGACCTTATTCCAGTGGATGTTAATCATCTAAATATTTGCAAGCCAAAGAAGAAGGATGCTTTCCTGTATCAACGTACACTGAAGTTCATTCAGGATGTTTTAGCCCAAGAACTGTGA